The proteins below come from a single Beutenbergia cavernae DSM 12333 genomic window:
- a CDS encoding carbohydrate ABC transporter permease, with protein sequence MTSQLANPDTPGVQREVAPRRNRRRVSETRHEGGVRRKDNTMAYLMVGPVVILLSIFVVWPVIYAGYLSFFNWSFYVEPVFVGLRNFRNVLNDPYFMQAIWRGLRFALIVVPIQLVIAFLFASLVKAVGSKIATTLKVSIYLPTIISGVIASIIFVLIYNYPGGILNAFVGLFGMEPQAWLGDVQLALGAIAIPAIWLGTGIGALIMLAGIIDIPESYYEAARLEGANWFQQTFFITIPLLRNIILYLLIAGFTGAIQQYELPLVMTNGGPLRSTELPNLYIFNHFRTDDYVGFSIAAAFLLFIVLGSISAAIFKVLNSEKAVDG encoded by the coding sequence ATGACCAGCCAGCTGGCGAACCCCGACACACCGGGGGTGCAGCGGGAGGTAGCACCGCGCCGCAATCGGCGGCGGGTGTCCGAGACACGGCACGAGGGCGGCGTGCGGCGCAAGGACAACACGATGGCCTACCTCATGGTAGGCCCGGTCGTGATCCTCCTGTCGATCTTCGTGGTGTGGCCGGTGATCTACGCGGGCTACCTGAGCTTCTTCAACTGGAGCTTCTACGTCGAGCCGGTCTTCGTCGGGCTCCGGAACTTCCGGAACGTGCTCAACGACCCCTACTTCATGCAGGCGATCTGGCGCGGGCTGCGCTTCGCGCTCATCGTCGTCCCGATCCAGCTCGTCATCGCGTTCCTGTTCGCCTCCCTCGTCAAGGCGGTGGGCAGCAAGATCGCGACGACGCTGAAGGTCAGCATCTACCTGCCGACGATCATCTCCGGCGTCATCGCGTCGATCATCTTCGTCCTCATCTACAACTACCCGGGCGGGATCCTCAACGCGTTCGTCGGGCTGTTCGGGATGGAGCCCCAGGCCTGGCTCGGCGATGTCCAGCTGGCGCTCGGAGCGATAGCGATCCCGGCGATCTGGCTCGGCACGGGCATCGGTGCGCTCATCATGCTCGCGGGGATCATCGACATCCCGGAGAGCTACTACGAGGCGGCGAGGCTCGAGGGTGCGAACTGGTTCCAGCAGACGTTCTTCATCACGATCCCGTTGCTGCGGAACATCATCCTGTACCTGCTCATCGCGGGCTTCACCGGCGCGATCCAGCAGTACGAGCTCCCGCTGGTCATGACGAACGGCGGGCCGCTGCGTTCGACCGAGCTGCCGAACCTGTACATCTTCAACCACTTCCGGACCGACGACTACGTCGGGTTCTCGATCGCCGCGGCGTTCCTGCTGTTCATCGTGCTGGGATCCATCTCGGCGGCGATCTTCAAGGTGCTCAACTCGGAGAAGGCGGTGGACGGCTGA
- a CDS encoding RbsD/FucU family protein: MLSGIHPLLTGSLLAALDAMGHSDAVVVADAHFPAARLAARLVELPGTTAPQVVEALCTVLPLDDGPDAAVLMDAPERQPVQDELVTAAGAPESSGIDRFAFYDAAAQAFLVVRTGETRAYGNLLLRKGLARGLER; encoded by the coding sequence ATGCTCTCGGGCATCCACCCGCTGCTGACCGGCTCCCTGCTCGCGGCTCTCGACGCGATGGGCCACTCGGACGCCGTCGTCGTCGCGGATGCGCACTTCCCGGCCGCCCGCCTCGCGGCGCGACTCGTCGAGCTGCCGGGGACCACCGCCCCGCAGGTGGTCGAGGCCCTGTGCACCGTCCTCCCGCTCGACGACGGTCCCGACGCCGCGGTCCTCATGGACGCGCCGGAACGGCAGCCCGTCCAGGACGAGCTCGTCACCGCCGCCGGCGCCCCCGAGTCCTCGGGCATCGACCGGTTCGCGTTCTACGACGCCGCCGCCCAGGCGTTCCTCGTCGTCCGCACGGGCGAGACGCGCGCCTACGGCAACCTGCTGCTGCGCAAGGGGCTCGCCCGGGGGCTCGAGCGATGA
- a CDS encoding glycoside hydrolase family 172 protein, with the protein MINGSSALAGSAAGSYGSYGSSLRDLPRLRTHRRGRASSWDRTGGNDDRLTVRPGETVTLADITGAGSINHIWMTVAPRDGLDPATLDRDYLRKLVLRVYWDDSPEPSILVPLGDFFGVGHARTVNFASLPLQMSPQDGKAFNSFFHMPFATRARFELTSECADEVMWFYYYIDYDAFAELEDGLGRFHASWNRQCPTDGVEQGAQTNSELLFEGTNLTGDGNYTILDTAGRGHYVGCVLNVTNLRHTADWNWYGEGDDMIFVDGESWPPSLHGTGTEDYFNTAWCPSESYSAPYHGLTLPGGENWSGQVSTYRFHVEDPVPFTSSIRVTIEHGHANKRSDDLSSTAYWYAEEPARGLTLAPVEQRVPRL; encoded by the coding sequence GTGATCAACGGTTCATCCGCCCTGGCGGGCTCCGCGGCCGGCAGCTACGGGTCGTACGGCAGCAGCCTGCGCGACCTGCCGCGGCTTCGTACGCACCGCCGGGGGCGCGCCTCCAGCTGGGACCGTACGGGTGGCAACGACGACCGGCTCACCGTGCGTCCGGGCGAGACGGTGACGCTCGCGGACATCACCGGCGCCGGCTCGATCAACCACATCTGGATGACCGTCGCACCGCGGGACGGGCTCGACCCCGCCACGCTCGACCGCGACTACCTGCGCAAGCTCGTGCTGCGCGTCTACTGGGACGACTCGCCCGAGCCGAGCATCCTCGTCCCTCTCGGCGACTTCTTCGGGGTCGGGCACGCCCGCACGGTGAACTTCGCCTCCCTGCCGCTGCAGATGAGCCCGCAGGACGGCAAGGCGTTCAACTCGTTCTTCCACATGCCCTTCGCCACGCGTGCCCGGTTCGAGCTGACGAGCGAGTGTGCCGACGAGGTCATGTGGTTCTACTACTACATCGACTACGACGCGTTCGCCGAGCTCGAGGACGGGCTCGGGCGCTTCCACGCGAGCTGGAACCGGCAGTGCCCCACCGACGGCGTCGAGCAGGGCGCCCAGACGAACTCGGAGCTCCTGTTCGAGGGCACCAACCTCACGGGTGACGGGAACTACACGATCCTCGACACCGCGGGCCGCGGCCACTACGTCGGCTGCGTCCTCAACGTCACCAACCTGCGCCACACGGCGGACTGGAACTGGTACGGCGAGGGCGACGACATGATCTTCGTCGACGGCGAGTCGTGGCCCCCGAGCCTGCACGGCACCGGCACCGAGGACTACTTCAACACCGCCTGGTGCCCGAGCGAGTCCTACTCCGCGCCGTACCACGGCCTCACGCTCCCTGGCGGGGAGAACTGGAGCGGCCAGGTGTCGACCTACCGGTTCCACGTTGAGGACCCGGTGCCGTTCACGAGCTCGATCCGGGTGACGATCGAGCACGGGCACGCGAACAAGCGCAGCGACGACCTGTCCTCGACGGCGTACTGGTACGCCGAGGAACCGGCGCGCGGGCTCACGCTCGCGCCCGTCGAGCAGAGGGTCCCGCGACTGTGA
- a CDS encoding YciI family protein, with protein MKVMVMIQGAGADEDKIAPTEEMLREMGAYNEQLVKAGVMLDGEGLHPSAKGARVVFAGGDTSVVDGPFTESKELIAGYWIWQVSSLEEAVEWAKKCPSDPQYGATQVLEIRQIFSPEDFGAEYTPELREKDERLAEEIQSQHGQA; from the coding sequence ATGAAGGTCATGGTCATGATTCAGGGAGCCGGCGCCGACGAGGACAAGATCGCGCCGACGGAGGAGATGCTCCGCGAGATGGGCGCCTACAACGAGCAGCTCGTCAAGGCGGGCGTCATGCTCGACGGCGAGGGACTGCACCCGAGCGCCAAGGGCGCCCGGGTCGTGTTCGCCGGCGGTGACACGTCGGTCGTGGACGGGCCGTTCACAGAGTCCAAGGAGCTCATCGCGGGGTACTGGATCTGGCAGGTCAGCAGCCTCGAGGAAGCCGTGGAGTGGGCGAAGAAGTGCCCGTCCGACCCCCAGTACGGCGCCACGCAGGTCCTCGAGATCCGGCAGATCTTCTCGCCGGAGGACTTCGGCGCGGAGTACACGCCGGAGCTGCGGGAGAAGGAC
- a CDS encoding carbohydrate ABC transporter permease produces MAAVSQVAFDPEALAKSAQKVRRRRPMDRSPKGVAVLVGKILGGLLLVFLALFPLAWMVVAGFKAKTEVVRTPFQFFPDVWLWENYVQIFSDPTFVRAMYITFIGAVLFTMLSLTVNSLAAYAFARLEFDFKRTIWVFTITTMFIPGMAILVTSFIVVTKLYMLDTLAVLVIPGAAAAAHVFFMRQFYLNVPLALEEAAMLDGASRWGIYRHIFLPMSGPVFVVVGMTSFLAFWNSYVWPILTITSLDLYQIQQYLATFRSERSTEMGLLMAGSTLAALPVILLFLVFQRYIIGGIKIAGLK; encoded by the coding sequence ATGGCCGCTGTGTCGCAGGTGGCGTTCGACCCGGAGGCGCTGGCGAAGAGCGCGCAGAAGGTGCGCCGTCGCCGTCCGATGGACCGCTCGCCCAAGGGCGTCGCCGTCCTCGTCGGAAAGATCCTCGGGGGCCTGCTGCTGGTGTTCCTGGCGCTCTTCCCGCTCGCGTGGATGGTCGTGGCCGGCTTCAAGGCGAAGACCGAGGTCGTGCGCACGCCGTTCCAGTTCTTCCCCGACGTCTGGCTGTGGGAGAACTACGTCCAGATCTTCTCCGACCCGACGTTCGTGCGGGCGATGTACATCACGTTCATCGGCGCCGTGCTGTTCACCATGCTGAGCCTCACCGTGAACTCGCTCGCCGCGTACGCGTTCGCCCGCCTGGAGTTCGACTTCAAGCGCACGATCTGGGTGTTCACCATCACGACGATGTTCATCCCGGGGATGGCGATCCTCGTGACCAGCTTCATCGTCGTCACGAAGCTGTACATGCTCGACACGCTCGCCGTGCTGGTCATCCCCGGTGCGGCCGCCGCCGCTCACGTGTTCTTCATGCGGCAGTTCTACCTGAACGTCCCGCTGGCGCTGGAGGAGGCGGCGATGCTCGACGGCGCGAGCCGCTGGGGCATCTACCGGCACATCTTCCTCCCGATGTCCGGCCCGGTGTTCGTCGTCGTCGGCATGACGTCGTTCCTCGCGTTCTGGAACTCCTACGTCTGGCCGATCCTCACGATTACCAGTCTGGATCTCTACCAGATCCAGCAGTACCTGGCGACGTTCCGTTCCGAGCGGTCGACCGAGATGGGTCTCCTGATGGCGGGTTCGACGCTCGCGGCGCTGCCGGTCATCCTTCTGTTCCTCGTCTTCCAGCGCTACATCATCGGCGGCATCAAGATCGCCGGGCTCAAGTAG
- a CDS encoding DUF4185 domain-containing protein gives MSARARTYRRVVPAAATTIAVTAALAACGASGEGAPVDTETDKPFVISGVENVTQVAQLTGPDSTLNDTDAVAVAGTDLGSMINVGDRTYFLFGDTFGVREPGMTGGGGGNWRSNAMAYTTDDDPTDGITFDGWITDDIGLALELVPGLKEPDDTGEVTKIPTYGFAIEDTLYLSFMSVRHWGDPGVWTANYSALARSTDEGQSWEVLDDVQWPGDSNFIQVATAQVVEDGTEYVYQWGIPAGRFGGVQLMRVEATTDAVEDLGAYEYFTGTDDDGAPVWSEDLDEAETVLDGTIGELSVMYHEQTERWLLTTSTGGDAVLFEGATPWGPWSEPHTITTQAETPGLYSPYLNPRYVSEDGSTLYFTLSIWDPYNVFWYAMDLVTES, from the coding sequence GTGAGCGCCCGCGCACGCACGTACCGCCGCGTCGTCCCCGCCGCCGCGACGACCATCGCCGTGACGGCGGCGCTCGCCGCGTGCGGCGCGAGCGGCGAAGGAGCCCCCGTGGACACCGAGACCGACAAGCCGTTCGTGATCAGCGGCGTCGAGAACGTCACCCAGGTCGCGCAGCTGACCGGGCCGGACTCCACGCTCAACGACACGGACGCCGTCGCCGTCGCCGGCACCGACCTCGGGTCGATGATCAACGTCGGCGACCGCACGTACTTCCTCTTCGGCGACACGTTCGGCGTCCGCGAGCCGGGGATGACCGGCGGCGGTGGCGGGAACTGGCGCTCCAACGCCATGGCCTACACCACCGACGACGACCCGACCGACGGCATCACGTTCGACGGCTGGATCACCGACGACATCGGGCTCGCGCTCGAGCTCGTGCCCGGTCTCAAGGAGCCGGACGACACGGGCGAGGTCACGAAGATCCCGACGTACGGGTTCGCGATCGAGGACACGCTCTACCTGTCGTTCATGTCCGTCCGGCACTGGGGCGACCCGGGCGTCTGGACGGCGAACTACTCCGCGCTCGCCCGGTCCACGGACGAGGGTCAGTCGTGGGAGGTGCTGGACGACGTCCAGTGGCCCGGGGACTCGAACTTCATCCAGGTGGCGACGGCGCAGGTCGTCGAGGACGGCACGGAGTACGTCTACCAGTGGGGCATCCCCGCCGGCCGGTTCGGCGGCGTCCAGCTGATGCGCGTCGAGGCGACCACCGACGCCGTGGAGGACCTCGGCGCCTACGAGTACTTCACGGGCACCGACGACGACGGCGCGCCGGTCTGGAGCGAGGACCTGGACGAGGCCGAGACCGTGCTCGACGGCACGATCGGCGAGCTCTCGGTGATGTACCACGAGCAGACGGAGCGCTGGCTGCTGACGACGTCGACGGGCGGCGACGCCGTCCTGTTCGAGGGCGCGACGCCGTGGGGGCCGTGGTCCGAGCCGCACACGATCACCACCCAGGCCGAGACACCGGGGCTGTACTCGCCGTACCTCAACCCGCGGTACGTCTCCGAGGACGGCTCCACCCTCTACTTCACGCTCTCGATCTGGGATCCGTACAACGTGTTCTGGTACGCGATGGACCTGGTGACCGAGTCATGA
- a CDS encoding SIS domain-containing protein, producing the protein MSAPVDADARALDAALESLRIESRAIEVAAGRSSEALLAATRLIEARSGRLIVSGLGKSGHIAAKMAATFASTGTPAHFVHATEALHGDSGMVVPGDVAILISNSGTTAEVVQFGRMIRALGVPVIAMARDASSPLASLAQVWLDISVEREADPLGLAPTASTTLTLALGDALAAALMTRTNFDDAAFGLRHPGGALGQQLGVDE; encoded by the coding sequence ATGAGCGCGCCCGTCGATGCCGACGCCCGCGCCCTCGACGCGGCGCTCGAGTCGCTGCGCATCGAGTCCCGAGCCATCGAGGTGGCCGCCGGGCGGTCGTCCGAGGCGCTGCTCGCGGCCACTCGCCTGATCGAGGCGCGGTCCGGCCGCCTCATCGTCTCCGGGCTGGGCAAGTCGGGCCACATCGCCGCGAAGATGGCCGCCACGTTCGCCTCGACGGGAACGCCGGCGCACTTCGTGCACGCGACGGAGGCTCTGCACGGCGACTCGGGGATGGTGGTCCCCGGTGACGTCGCCATCCTCATCTCCAACTCCGGGACCACGGCCGAGGTGGTCCAGTTCGGCCGGATGATCCGCGCACTCGGCGTGCCGGTGATCGCGATGGCACGCGACGCGTCCTCGCCGCTCGCGAGCCTCGCGCAGGTCTGGCTGGACATCTCCGTCGAGCGGGAGGCGGACCCCCTCGGTCTCGCCCCGACGGCGTCGACGACGCTCACCCTCGCGCTCGGGGACGCGCTCGCCGCCGCCCTCATGACCCGGACCAACTTCGACGACGCGGCGTTCGGCCTCCGTCACCCGGGCGGCGCGCTCGGTCAGCAGCTGGGGGTCGACGAATGA
- a CDS encoding ABC transporter substrate-binding protein translates to MGTSVVSRRAVLGAAGAAAGLPLLSACGAGAPGERAPDDDGGGSAGAVTIQMWQDQFSTEDNAWYASKVEAFNAAQDEIRVELVVVPGDAWEQKMTAAQAAGTAPDMYTLNYSEVQPKARNGELAPIEELVDSAGWDDLDPRFRDAVTVGGSHFAYPMLYEPSSLLFFRTDLFEQAGLDPSAPPTSWEELIAAAAAVKASVDDVVPFQTAQNLVDLSWSTWGLQMNAAGHLPISDDWSTSLADDPAYGVLLETYQRLMADGLLAPQALAGYGDITPLAQGQLAMQACGSWAISVLVTDYADLVPNLAVAPLPSFDGDLTKPTGTLGGWSLGVDARSEHPAEAAAVISWLLAEDPTVPGDYFAATSQTKFSPRASVADAIAADADTSVNPWYDVLVGSVIDHQILEPTYDWSVSEAFGTALEKAQQGQDIAAAQATAHSDITRAIEEKGLAGQNG, encoded by the coding sequence ATGGGTACCTCGGTCGTGTCACGGAGGGCGGTGCTCGGTGCAGCGGGCGCCGCCGCTGGCCTCCCGCTGCTGTCCGCGTGCGGAGCGGGCGCACCGGGGGAGAGGGCACCGGACGACGACGGCGGCGGCTCTGCCGGCGCTGTCACGATCCAGATGTGGCAGGACCAGTTCAGCACCGAGGACAACGCGTGGTACGCGTCGAAGGTGGAGGCCTTCAACGCCGCCCAGGACGAGATCCGGGTCGAGCTCGTCGTGGTCCCCGGCGACGCGTGGGAGCAGAAGATGACCGCCGCGCAGGCGGCGGGCACGGCTCCAGACATGTACACGCTCAACTACTCGGAGGTGCAGCCGAAGGCGCGGAACGGCGAGCTCGCGCCGATCGAGGAGCTCGTCGACTCGGCCGGCTGGGACGATCTCGACCCGCGGTTCCGCGACGCCGTCACCGTGGGGGGCAGCCACTTCGCCTACCCGATGCTTTACGAGCCGAGCTCGCTGCTGTTCTTCCGGACGGACCTGTTCGAGCAGGCGGGTCTCGACCCGTCGGCGCCTCCGACGAGCTGGGAGGAGCTGATCGCGGCGGCCGCTGCCGTGAAGGCGAGCGTCGACGACGTCGTGCCGTTCCAGACCGCCCAGAACCTCGTCGACCTGTCCTGGAGCACATGGGGGCTGCAGATGAACGCCGCCGGCCACCTGCCCATCAGTGACGACTGGTCGACGTCGCTCGCCGACGATCCCGCCTACGGCGTCCTGCTCGAGACGTACCAGCGGCTCATGGCGGACGGGCTGCTCGCGCCGCAGGCGCTCGCGGGGTACGGCGACATCACGCCGCTCGCCCAGGGCCAGCTCGCGATGCAGGCGTGCGGCTCGTGGGCGATCAGCGTGCTCGTGACGGACTACGCGGACCTCGTGCCGAACCTGGCTGTCGCGCCGCTGCCATCGTTCGACGGCGACCTGACGAAGCCGACCGGGACGCTGGGCGGCTGGTCCCTCGGCGTCGACGCACGGTCCGAGCACCCGGCGGAAGCCGCCGCCGTCATCTCCTGGCTCTTGGCTGAGGACCCGACGGTCCCCGGCGACTACTTCGCCGCCACGAGCCAGACCAAGTTCTCGCCTCGCGCGAGCGTCGCCGATGCCATCGCCGCCGACGCGGACACGTCGGTGAATCCCTGGTACGACGTGCTCGTGGGCTCCGTGATCGATCACCAGATCCTGGAGCCGACGTACGACTGGTCCGTCAGCGAGGCGTTCGGCACCGCTCTGGAGAAGGCACAGCAGGGCCAGGACATCGCCGCAGCACAGGCGACGGCGCACTCCGACATCACTCGCGCGATCGAGGAGAAGGGACTCGCCGGGCAGAACGGCTGA
- a CDS encoding ABC transporter substrate-binding protein codes for MRTTRRRALSLTAAALGVAMVATACGSGTPGEEAPEEGANGESGGGVVELEMWQTKFQDQEDEWYKTAVDEFNASQDEIHINLTTVPGDAWEQKVTAAQAAGRMPDIYTMNYANVLPAAARGELTPIGDLLGDDAFADMEEAVLGSVTNGDDQVFAYPMLVEPSAMLYYRASMFEAAGLDPDDPPTTFDELIEYGQALRDANPDVTAYGTSQVAADMGWSTWGLQMNTAGHFPISDDWSEGMATAPEYRPLFEMYQTLYAENILPRQALAGYADITPFGQGQLQMVACGSWGTSLLLNDYPDIVDDVRVAPMPSWDGDQTRPTATLGGWTWVVDAKSEHAQEAADAVAAILGNEDPSTLVDYFTTMQFSKVSPRSTVVDAINADPESATVNPWGQVISDVVPYSVPEPSYPWDISLAFATALEESLQGGDIDAAQQKAQDTIDAFIADNQLAGTAPGQ; via the coding sequence ATGAGAACCACCAGAAGGCGGGCACTGTCGCTCACAGCGGCCGCGCTCGGCGTCGCGATGGTCGCGACGGCGTGCGGATCCGGCACACCGGGGGAAGAAGCGCCGGAGGAGGGCGCGAACGGCGAGTCCGGGGGCGGCGTCGTCGAGCTCGAGATGTGGCAGACGAAGTTCCAGGACCAAGAGGACGAGTGGTACAAGACCGCCGTCGACGAGTTCAACGCGTCGCAGGACGAGATCCACATCAACCTCACCACCGTCCCTGGTGACGCGTGGGAGCAGAAGGTCACCGCCGCCCAGGCGGCCGGCCGGATGCCCGACATCTACACGATGAACTACGCGAACGTGCTGCCCGCCGCGGCGCGGGGCGAGCTGACGCCGATCGGCGACCTGCTCGGCGACGACGCGTTCGCCGACATGGAGGAGGCGGTCCTCGGCTCGGTCACGAACGGCGACGACCAGGTCTTCGCCTACCCGATGCTCGTGGAGCCCAGCGCGATGCTCTACTACCGCGCGAGCATGTTCGAGGCTGCCGGGCTCGACCCGGACGACCCGCCGACGACGTTCGACGAGCTCATCGAGTACGGGCAGGCTCTGCGGGACGCCAATCCGGACGTGACGGCGTACGGCACGTCGCAGGTCGCCGCCGACATGGGGTGGTCGACCTGGGGCCTGCAGATGAACACGGCCGGGCACTTCCCGATCTCGGACGACTGGTCCGAGGGCATGGCGACCGCGCCGGAGTACCGCCCGCTGTTCGAGATGTACCAGACGCTGTACGCGGAGAACATCCTGCCGCGGCAGGCGCTGGCCGGCTATGCCGACATCACGCCGTTCGGTCAGGGCCAGCTGCAGATGGTGGCGTGCGGGTCGTGGGGCACGAGCCTCCTGCTCAACGACTACCCCGACATCGTCGACGACGTCCGTGTCGCGCCGATGCCGTCGTGGGACGGCGACCAGACCCGGCCCACCGCCACGCTCGGCGGCTGGACGTGGGTCGTGGACGCGAAGTCGGAGCACGCGCAGGAAGCGGCCGACGCCGTCGCGGCGATCCTCGGCAACGAGGACCCGTCGACGCTCGTGGACTACTTCACGACGATGCAGTTCTCGAAGGTGTCGCCGCGCTCGACGGTGGTCGACGCCATCAACGCCGACCCCGAGTCCGCGACGGTCAACCCGTGGGGCCAGGTCATCTCCGACGTCGTGCCGTACTCGGTGCCGGAGCCGTCCTACCCGTGGGACATCTCCCTGGCGTTCGCGACGGCGCTCGAGGAGTCGCTCCAGGGCGGTGACATCGACGCCGCGCAGCAGAAGGCGCAGGACACGATCGACGCGTTCATCGCCGACAACCAGCTGGCCGGCACAGCGCCCGGTCAGTAG
- a CDS encoding ribokinase, which produces MSASRGRVCVVGSFMMDLVVSAPRRPRPGETLVGTSFAQYVGGKGFNQAVAASRAGAATSFVGRLGDDLFGAEFRAALRTDGIDDGGVLDDAEGGTGVGLPVVEPGGQNSIIIVPRANLRLTPADVERSRERIEAADVLLLQLEVPVEASLAAARIARGAGTAVVLNPAPYAPLPPELVAACDLLVPNEHELAGLAGAPVPADGPEAVEVLARDVLGRHGVSLVVTMGATGVLVLAADGASSLVPGRTVEAVDTVGAGDTFCGNLGARLAVGDALTDAVAYANAAASIAVTRHGGAPSAPEADEVEAVRRHLEIAG; this is translated from the coding sequence ATGAGCGCGTCGCGCGGCCGCGTCTGCGTGGTCGGGTCGTTCATGATGGACCTCGTCGTCTCGGCGCCCCGCCGCCCGCGGCCGGGGGAGACGCTCGTCGGGACGTCCTTCGCGCAGTACGTCGGAGGCAAGGGGTTCAACCAGGCCGTGGCCGCCTCCCGGGCCGGCGCGGCGACGTCGTTCGTCGGCCGCCTGGGCGACGACCTGTTCGGTGCCGAGTTCCGCGCGGCGCTTCGTACCGACGGCATCGACGACGGCGGCGTGCTCGACGACGCCGAGGGCGGCACCGGCGTCGGCCTCCCCGTGGTCGAGCCGGGCGGGCAGAACTCCATCATCATCGTGCCGCGCGCGAACCTGCGGCTGACGCCTGCCGACGTCGAGCGTTCGCGGGAGCGCATCGAGGCGGCCGACGTCCTGCTCCTGCAGCTGGAGGTGCCGGTGGAGGCCTCGCTGGCCGCGGCCCGGATCGCCCGGGGAGCCGGCACCGCCGTCGTGCTCAACCCGGCGCCGTACGCGCCGCTGCCGCCCGAGCTCGTCGCCGCCTGCGACCTGCTGGTCCCGAACGAGCACGAGCTCGCCGGGCTGGCGGGGGCGCCGGTGCCGGCGGACGGACCCGAGGCGGTGGAGGTGCTCGCGCGCGACGTGCTCGGCCGCCACGGCGTCTCCCTCGTCGTGACGATGGGTGCGACGGGGGTGCTCGTGCTCGCCGCCGACGGCGCGTCGAGCCTCGTGCCCGGCCGCACCGTCGAGGCCGTCGACACGGTGGGCGCCGGCGACACGTTCTGCGGCAACCTCGGCGCGCGGCTGGCCGTCGGTGACGCACTGACGGACGCCGTCGCGTACGCGAACGCCGCGGCGTCCATCGCCGTCACGCGGCACGGGGGTGCGCCGTCCGCTCCGGAGGCCGACGAGGTCGAGGCGGTCCGTCGACACCTCGAGATCGCGGGCTGA